From the Cryptomeria japonica chromosome 2, Sugi_1.0, whole genome shotgun sequence genome, one window contains:
- the LOC131869345 gene encoding uncharacterized protein LOC131869345 — MVCRYNAPWNLNLHGSKLYEDKDTGEFFLDPARNDDRVNSHNHYILQLWRANIDWQPVLSKHVVIKYIAKYAAKAKKSSETYHQMLMCLANIENRDDLATKAYRKLLNETIIERDVGAQETSHMLLELPLVESSRQFVNLNVSREVFKPVAINDEEENEEQTKSFINGYRTRPLSMEAVTMIDATRSWIYNNRQKSNNK, encoded by the exons ATGGTTTGCAG ATACAATGCTCCTTGGAATTTAAATTTGCATGGTTCAAAATTATATGAGGATAAAGATACCGGTGAATTTTTTTTGGATCCAGCAAGGAATGATGATAGAGTCAATTCACATAATCATTATATATTGCAATTATGGAGAGCCAACATAGATTGGCAACCTGTTCTCTCAAAACATGTTGTGATAAAATATATTGCAAAGTATGCAGCAAAAGCAAAGAAAAGTTCAGAAACCTACCATCAAATGTTGATGTGTCTTGCAAATATTGAGAACCGAGATGATCTTGCAACAAAAGCATATAGGAAACTTCTAAATGAAACTATTATTGAGAGAGATGTTGGAGCTCAAGAAACATCTCACATGTTGTTAGAACTTCCACTCGTTGAAAGCAGTAGACAGTTTGTTAATCTGAATGTCTCGCGTGAAGTATTCAAACCTGTGGCTataaatgatgaagaggaaaatgaagaacaAACAAAATCATTCATCAATGGATATAGAACAAGGCCATTGTCTATGGAAGCTGTCACAATGATTGATGCAACTAGATCATGGATTTATAATAATAGACAAAAAAGTAATAACAAATGA